Proteins co-encoded in one Novosphingobium sp. PP1Y genomic window:
- a CDS encoding sterol desaturase family protein — translation MSAVVASLIVLATVAAMEFVAWSSHKYVMHGFGWAWHRDHHEPHDNLLEKNDLFALVGAGMSISMFALGSPLVLGESAWAPATWIGLGILVYGVIYTLIHDGLVHQRYFRWVPKRGYAKRLVQAHKLHHATIGKEGGVSFGFVVARDPAVLKRELREQRQAGIAVLREAVED, via the coding sequence ATGTCCGCAGTTGTTGCCAGCCTGATCGTCCTTGCCACCGTGGCCGCGATGGAATTCGTCGCATGGTCGAGCCACAAGTACGTCATGCACGGGTTCGGCTGGGCCTGGCACCGCGATCATCACGAACCGCACGACAACCTGCTGGAGAAGAACGACCTCTTCGCGCTCGTCGGCGCGGGGATGAGCATTTCGATGTTCGCGCTCGGCTCTCCGCTTGTCCTCGGAGAGAGCGCCTGGGCGCCGGCTACGTGGATCGGCCTCGGCATCCTCGTCTATGGTGTGATCTACACCTTGATTCACGATGGCCTCGTCCACCAGCGCTATTTCCGCTGGGTGCCCAAGCGCGGCTATGCCAAGCGGCTGGTGCAGGCGCACAAGCTGCACCACGCAACGATCGGCAAGGAAGGCGGGGTGAGCTTCGGCTTCGTGGTCGCCCGCGATCCGGCAGTGCTCAAGCGCGAACTGCGCGAGCAGCGCCAGGCCGGCATCGCTGTCCTGCGCGAGGCGGTCGAGGACTGA
- a CDS encoding YbaN family protein, which translates to MRQVKRGVWLAAGIFFVALGTIGIFLPIMPTVVFYLLAAWCFSKSHPEWAEKLHNHPIHGHHLRAWRDRRAISRKGKVSAILAMTASIPFTWLLTGWPWFLIPVAVLAILGPWIWTRPE; encoded by the coding sequence ATGCGGCAAGTTAAACGCGGGGTCTGGCTGGCGGCGGGGATCTTCTTCGTCGCGCTGGGGACCATCGGCATCTTCCTGCCGATCATGCCGACCGTGGTGTTCTACCTCCTGGCGGCCTGGTGCTTTTCCAAGAGCCATCCCGAATGGGCGGAAAAGCTTCACAACCACCCCATTCACGGCCATCACCTGCGCGCCTGGCGCGATCGCCGGGCGATCAGCCGCAAGGGCAAGGTCTCCGCGATCCTCGCGATGACCGCCTCGATACCCTTCACATGGCTGCTGACCGGCTGGCCCTGGTTCCTGATCCCGGTCGCGGTGCTGGCGATTCTGGGCCCCTGGATATGGACGCGGCCCGAATAG
- a CDS encoding SufE family protein, with translation MRSLDDIREEYEFLDGDERYRLLIELGRELDAMPDALKTDATRVRGCSASVWVYPMAQDDGRLHFLADSNAAITKGIVALVISAVQDRPAADVAATDIAAALEPFDLKNQLSSNRTQGVPNMITLIRETAARYAAS, from the coding sequence ATGCGCAGCCTCGACGATATCCGCGAAGAGTACGAATTCCTCGATGGCGACGAACGCTATCGCCTGCTGATCGAACTCGGTCGCGAACTGGACGCCATGCCCGATGCGCTCAAGACCGATGCGACCAGGGTGCGCGGCTGCTCGGCCAGCGTCTGGGTCTATCCGATGGCGCAGGACGACGGCAGACTGCACTTCCTGGCCGACAGCAACGCGGCCATCACCAAGGGCATCGTCGCGCTGGTGATCTCTGCCGTGCAGGACAGGCCCGCCGCCGATGTCGCTGCAACCGACATCGCCGCCGCGCTCGAACCTTTCGACCTGAAGAACCAGCTGTCGTCCAACCGCACTCAGGGCGTGCCCAACATGATCACCCTGATTCGCGAAACAGCAGCCCGGTATGCGGCAAGTTAA
- a CDS encoding NAD(+) synthase has translation MHEHGFVRVATSTPHVRTADVAFNRDAILAEARRAHEAHVDLLVYPELCLSSYAIDDLHLQQAMIEAVEAAIGEIVKASAQLTPVLLIGAALRKNGRLYNCALAIAHGKLLGAVPKSYLPNYREFYEKRWFASGKDIRGQSIRVNGHDVPFGTDLVFASEVLPGFRFFAEICEDFWAATPPSSLGALAGATILCNLSASNIVIGKSDERHMLCRSQSARATAAYVYCAAGHGESTTDLAWDGQGVIYELGDLLAESERFSLDPELCIADVDCDRILNDRMRLPTFSDSGEVAGRPDETFRTVSFRHAPAGRDIGLIRQVSRFPFVPDRAERLDADCYEAFNIQVDGLMRRIESTGAKSMVIGVSGGLDSTHALIVAARACDRLGLPRTFIRGYTMPGFGTSEGTKSNAWKLMKALGITADEIDIIPASTRMLEDIGHAFADGEPVYDVTFENVQAGLRTDYLFRLASQNSGFVIGTGDLSELALGWCTYGVGDQMSHYAVNSGVPKTLIQYLIRWCATTGDFDKPTAKILLAILATEISPELVPAGADGAIQSTEAKIGPYELNDFFLHHVMRFGQKPSKVAFLAWHAWHDTAAGTWPAGFPDERKNAYDLETIRSWLEKFLGRFFAFSQFKRSAIPNGPKVSSGGALSPRGDWRAPSDASAAVWLAELEARLP, from the coding sequence ATGCATGAGCACGGTTTCGTGCGCGTCGCTACCTCCACGCCGCACGTGCGCACGGCTGACGTCGCCTTCAATCGCGACGCGATTCTGGCCGAGGCGCGCCGCGCGCACGAGGCGCATGTCGATCTGCTGGTCTATCCCGAACTGTGCCTGTCCTCCTACGCGATCGACGACCTGCACCTGCAGCAGGCCATGATCGAGGCAGTCGAGGCGGCGATCGGCGAAATCGTCAAGGCAAGCGCGCAATTGACGCCTGTGCTTCTGATCGGCGCTGCGCTGCGCAAGAACGGCCGGCTCTACAACTGCGCTTTGGCAATCGCTCATGGCAAGCTTCTGGGCGCGGTTCCCAAGTCCTACCTGCCCAACTATCGCGAATTCTACGAAAAGCGCTGGTTCGCCAGCGGGAAGGACATTCGCGGTCAGTCGATCCGGGTCAACGGGCACGATGTGCCTTTCGGCACGGACCTCGTCTTTGCCTCCGAAGTTCTGCCGGGCTTCCGTTTCTTCGCCGAGATCTGCGAGGATTTCTGGGCCGCGACCCCGCCCAGTTCGCTTGGCGCGCTCGCCGGGGCGACGATCCTGTGCAACCTTTCGGCTTCCAACATCGTGATCGGCAAGTCGGACGAGCGGCACATGCTCTGCCGCTCGCAATCGGCCCGCGCGACCGCGGCCTATGTCTATTGCGCCGCCGGGCACGGCGAGAGCACGACCGACCTTGCCTGGGACGGGCAGGGCGTCATCTACGAACTGGGTGACCTGCTCGCCGAATCCGAGCGATTCTCGCTCGATCCCGAGCTGTGCATCGCCGACGTCGACTGCGACCGTATCCTCAACGACCGGATGCGCCTGCCGACCTTCAGCGATTCCGGCGAAGTGGCCGGGCGGCCCGACGAGACGTTCCGCACCGTGTCGTTCCGACACGCGCCCGCGGGGCGCGATATAGGCCTGATCCGGCAGGTGAGCCGCTTTCCCTTCGTTCCCGACCGCGCAGAGCGGCTCGATGCGGACTGCTACGAGGCGTTCAACATCCAGGTCGACGGCCTCATGCGCCGCATCGAATCGACCGGCGCGAAGTCGATGGTCATCGGCGTTTCGGGCGGTCTCGATTCGACCCATGCGCTGATCGTCGCCGCGCGCGCCTGCGACCGGCTGGGCCTGCCTCGCACATTCATCCGCGGTTACACGATGCCCGGCTTCGGCACGAGCGAGGGCACCAAGTCCAATGCCTGGAAGCTGATGAAGGCCCTGGGCATCACTGCCGACGAAATCGACATCATTCCCGCCTCGACCCGGATGCTGGAGGACATCGGCCATGCCTTCGCCGACGGTGAGCCGGTTTACGACGTGACGTTCGAGAACGTGCAGGCGGGCCTGCGCACCGATTATCTGTTCCGCCTGGCCAGCCAGAACAGCGGCTTTGTGATCGGGACCGGCGACCTGTCCGAACTGGCGCTGGGCTGGTGCACATATGGTGTGGGCGACCAGATGAGCCATTACGCGGTCAATTCCGGCGTGCCCAAGACGCTGATCCAGTACCTGATCCGCTGGTGTGCGACGACTGGCGACTTCGACAAGCCGACCGCGAAGATCCTGCTGGCGATCCTGGCTACCGAAATCTCTCCCGAACTGGTCCCGGCCGGGGCCGACGGCGCGATCCAGAGCACCGAGGCCAAGATCGGGCCATACGAACTCAACGATTTCTTCCTGCACCACGTGATGCGGTTCGGGCAGAAGCCTTCGAAAGTGGCGTTCCTTGCCTGGCATGCCTGGCATGACACGGCGGCGGGCACCTGGCCGGCCGGGTTTCCTGACGAGCGCAAGAATGCCTACGACCTGGAGACCATCCGCAGCTGGCTCGAGAAATTCCTGGGCCGCTTCTTCGCCTTCAGCCAGTTCAAGCGCTCGGCGATCCCCAACGGGCCCAAGGTGTCTTCTGGCGGGGCGCTGAGCCCGCGCGGGGACTGGCGTGCACCGTCCGATGCGAGCGCGGCAGTCTGGCTGGCGGAACTGGAAGCGCGGCTGCCCTGA
- a CDS encoding PspC domain-containing protein, translating to MSRGQFYLDKSNAKLAGVCAGIADYTGVDALWIRLAAVLLTFFGFYLTIPIYIAVMVLADKRPNYLYSEEEEERLLRRMERRRSRQGRSTRLRSEISDIDRRVADMEAHYTSSNSRLAAEIESLR from the coding sequence GTGTCACGCGGACAATTCTATCTCGACAAGTCGAATGCCAAGCTCGCAGGCGTATGCGCCGGCATCGCCGACTATACGGGCGTCGATGCGCTCTGGATCCGTCTGGCCGCCGTTCTGCTGACTTTCTTCGGCTTCTACCTTACCATTCCGATCTACATCGCGGTCATGGTGCTGGCCGACAAGCGCCCCAACTACCTCTACAGCGAGGAAGAGGAAGAACGCCTGCTGCGCCGCATGGAGCGCCGCCGCTCCAGGCAGGGCCGCTCGACGCGCCTGCGCTCGGAAATCTCCGACATCGACCGCCGCGTGGCGGACATGGAAGCCCACTACACCAGCAGCAATTCGCGGCTCGCCGCCGAGATCGAGAGCCTGCGCTGA
- the pspA gene encoding phage shock protein PspA, which yields MSRLDAEIEILQNPVKHSCTGEARFGSAPTDAQTQNFGPTYIKGNIRMGIFSRTRDIIAANFNDMLDKAEDPAKMIRLIILEMEETLVEVRTSSARTIADQKELRRHVAKLEKLQDDWADKAQLALSKNREDLARAALIERKKAADMATQLREEVLVLDDALRAYEEDIEKLQSRLREARSRQSSIAARLQSAENRVKLRTLLSSERVDEAMARFDQLERRVDYAEGRAEALGLADRRQPTLAEEIAALADGDKIEAELTEMKRSMGHAPEKSSDASGKRAEDQPE from the coding sequence ATGAGCAGGCTCGACGCGGAAATCGAAATCCTCCAGAATCCGGTCAAGCACTCCTGCACCGGCGAGGCCCGCTTCGGCAGCGCCCCAACCGACGCCCAGACCCAGAACTTCGGCCCGACCTACATCAAAGGAAACATCAGGATGGGTATCTTCTCCCGCACGCGCGACATCATCGCCGCGAACTTCAACGACATGCTCGACAAGGCCGAAGATCCCGCCAAGATGATCCGGCTGATCATCCTCGAGATGGAGGAGACCCTCGTCGAGGTCCGCACTTCGAGCGCGCGCACGATCGCCGACCAGAAGGAACTGCGCCGCCATGTCGCCAAGCTGGAAAAGCTGCAGGACGACTGGGCGGACAAGGCCCAGCTGGCCCTCAGCAAGAACCGTGAGGACCTTGCCCGCGCCGCGCTGATCGAACGCAAGAAGGCCGCGGACATGGCGACCCAGCTGCGCGAGGAAGTCCTTGTCCTGGACGATGCGCTGCGCGCCTACGAGGAAGATATCGAAAAGCTGCAGAGCCGTCTTCGCGAGGCCCGCAGCCGCCAGAGCTCCATCGCCGCACGCTTGCAGAGCGCCGAAAATAGGGTCAAACTGCGCACCCTGCTTTCGAGCGAGCGCGTGGACGAGGCGATGGCACGCTTCGACCAGCTTGAGCGGCGCGTCGATTATGCCGAAGGTCGGGCCGAGGCGCTGGGCCTCGCCGACAGGCGCCAGCCGACGCTCGCCGAGGAAATCGCCGCGCTTGCCGATGGCGACAAGATCGAGGCCGAGCTTACCGAGATGAAGCGCAGCATGGGCCATGCCCCCGAGAAGTCCAGCGACGCATCGGGCAAGCGCGCCGAAGATCAACCGGAATAA
- the pspF gene encoding phage shock protein operon transcriptional activator produces the protein MDRDVQFIGQSTAFLDAVERASRAAAVSRPVLVIGERGTGKELIAQRLHRLSPRWDEALVTMNCAALPETLIEAELFGHEAGAFTGAVKARVGRFEEADRGTLFLDELGTLSMAAQERLLRAIEYGEIARIGSSRPSMVDVRIVAATNADLPRLAEEGRFRADLLDRLSFEVINLPPLRAREGDVFELADYYGRRMAAELEWQGWPGFSAAACDALEGHEWPGNVRELRNVVERAVYRWGLEDEPIAEIVFDPFESPWHRPDSLQEPRARIRVDGTPSQERALSAPEPEQVDDLRAAVDAYENSLVRAALDRHRWNQRRAAAALGLTYDQIRHCIRKHRIMATE, from the coding sequence ATGGATCGCGATGTGCAGTTCATCGGCCAGTCGACGGCCTTCCTCGATGCGGTGGAGCGGGCCAGTCGGGCCGCCGCCGTCAGCCGGCCGGTTCTCGTCATCGGGGAGCGCGGGACCGGCAAGGAACTGATTGCCCAGCGACTTCATCGCCTGTCTCCCCGCTGGGACGAGGCGCTCGTGACCATGAACTGCGCGGCACTTCCCGAAACACTGATCGAGGCCGAGCTGTTCGGTCATGAAGCGGGCGCCTTCACGGGGGCGGTCAAGGCAAGGGTCGGGCGCTTCGAGGAAGCGGACCGCGGCACCCTCTTCCTCGATGAGCTGGGAACATTGTCAATGGCCGCGCAGGAACGGCTGCTGCGCGCGATCGAGTATGGCGAAATCGCCCGGATCGGATCTTCGCGGCCCTCTATGGTCGATGTGCGCATCGTGGCCGCCACCAATGCCGACCTTCCGCGCCTTGCCGAAGAAGGCAGGTTTCGCGCCGACCTGCTGGATCGGTTGAGTTTCGAAGTCATCAATCTTCCGCCGCTGCGGGCGAGGGAGGGGGATGTCTTCGAACTGGCGGACTATTATGGGAGACGCATGGCCGCCGAACTGGAGTGGCAGGGGTGGCCCGGCTTCAGCGCGGCCGCATGCGATGCGCTCGAAGGTCATGAGTGGCCGGGCAACGTTCGCGAGTTGCGCAATGTCGTGGAGCGGGCGGTCTATCGCTGGGGACTGGAAGACGAACCGATTGCCGAAATCGTGTTCGATCCCTTCGAAAGCCCATGGCATCGACCGGATTCGCTACAAGAGCCACGCGCCCGCATTCGGGTAGACGGGACGCCGTCTCAGGAGCGGGCCTTGTCGGCGCCGGAGCCGGAGCAGGTCGACGACTTGCGCGCGGCGGTCGACGCCTACGAAAACAGCCTGGTGCGCGCGGCGCTCGATCGGCACCGCTGGAACCAGCGTCGAGCGGCTGCTGCGCTGGGGCTTACTTATGATCAGATCAGGCACTGTATCCGCAAGCACCGAATCATGGCGACGGAATAA
- a CDS encoding helix-turn-helix transcriptional regulator: MFDEDEARSLLDSLTAKQVEVLDLLAMHRTTKEIARELNIAPNTVDQRISAVRDKWGTTNRKDTTRRYVQLLELCDKTICDFSRVDGEPGGGDDADQDLPVDPVFVLSDARPMAMHREWYEDKGRRPAGLEAFDAKFGRAGRLVAILVLAMIMAMTLASSLAIADALGRLI; the protein is encoded by the coding sequence GTGTTCGACGAAGATGAAGCCAGGTCACTGCTGGACAGCCTGACGGCCAAGCAGGTCGAAGTGTTGGACCTGCTCGCGATGCACCGCACCACCAAGGAAATCGCGCGTGAGCTGAACATCGCGCCCAATACGGTCGACCAGCGCATTTCCGCGGTTCGTGACAAGTGGGGGACGACCAACCGCAAGGATACCACGCGGCGCTATGTCCAGCTTCTTGAGCTATGTGACAAAACCATATGTGATTTTTCACGTGTCGACGGTGAGCCCGGCGGCGGGGATGACGCTGATCAGGACTTGCCGGTCGATCCGGTCTTCGTCCTCTCCGATGCAAGGCCGATGGCGATGCATCGCGAGTGGTACGAGGACAAGGGACGGCGACCGGCGGGCCTGGAGGCTTTCGATGCGAAATTCGGCAGGGCGGGGCGGCTGGTGGCCATTCTCGTTCTGGCCATGATCATGGCGATGACGCTCGCGTCTTCGCTGGCCATTGCCGATGCCCTGGGCAGGCTGATCTGA
- a CDS encoding JAB domain-containing protein: protein MSQIGGLRHEVVVALLFDVRGILVTCLSGSEGTSASVRGRYRPLLKRIFDVDATGLVLVHNHPSGDPSPSEADIAATRQLAAIARAVEVEFFDHLVIAGRMAVSMRRAGLMIGRPGRSKT, encoded by the coding sequence GTGAGCCAGATCGGCGGTTTGCGCCATGAAGTCGTGGTTGCGCTCCTGTTCGATGTTCGCGGCATACTGGTAACCTGTCTGTCCGGCAGTGAAGGGACAAGCGCATCGGTGCGCGGGCGCTATCGTCCGCTGCTCAAGCGCATCTTCGATGTTGACGCGACAGGGCTGGTCCTCGTCCACAACCATCCCTCCGGCGATCCGAGCCCGAGCGAGGCGGACATTGCTGCCACGCGCCAGCTAGCCGCGATCGCGCGAGCGGTGGAAGTCGAGTTTTTCGATCATCTCGTCATTGCCGGACGCATGGCCGTAAGCATGCGCAGGGCGGGATTGATGATCGGCCGTCCCGGCCGGTCCAAAACTTAG
- the rimP gene encoding ribosome maturation protein RimP: MVDIARLVEVIEPEVKALGFDLVRVKLFGRSEVGDDEHALQIMAENPKTGQLVLDDCVKLSHRISDRMDALEEAGEVLIEEAYRLEVSSPGIDRPLTRPKDYVNWAGHEARINLTAPIEGNRKTLNGELVGLDGETVEFEDRKSGRVTFPLSDVHSARLVLTDKLIAATRPLDTSGADEILEEQED, translated from the coding sequence TTGGTCGATATCGCGCGCCTTGTCGAAGTCATCGAACCTGAGGTCAAAGCCCTGGGATTCGATCTCGTGCGCGTGAAGCTGTTCGGCCGTTCGGAAGTCGGCGACGATGAGCATGCGCTGCAGATCATGGCCGAGAACCCGAAGACCGGGCAGCTCGTCCTCGACGACTGTGTGAAGCTTTCGCATCGCATCTCCGATCGCATGGACGCTCTTGAAGAGGCGGGTGAAGTCCTGATCGAAGAGGCCTACCGCCTCGAAGTCAGCTCGCCGGGTATCGATCGTCCGCTCACGCGTCCCAAGGATTACGTCAACTGGGCCGGTCACGAGGCGCGAATCAATCTGACCGCTCCCATCGAGGGCAATCGCAAGACGCTGAATGGCGAACTTGTCGGCCTCGACGGTGAAACGGTCGAATTCGAAGACAGGAAATCGGGCCGGGTAACTTTCCCGCTGTCCGACGTTCATTCCGCGCGGCTGGTCCTTACCGACAAGCTGATTGCTGCAACCCGCCCGCTGGATACGAGCGGCGCCGACGAGATTCTCGAGGAACAGGAAGACTAA
- the nusA gene encoding transcription termination factor NusA → MASAISANRAELLAIANSVASEKMIDKSIVIEAMEEAIQKSARNRYGAENDIRAKLDPRTGDLRLWRVVEVVEHVEDYFKQVDLKQAEKLQKDAKIGDFIVDPLPPVDLGRIDAQSAKQVIFQKVRDAERDRQYEEFKDRAGEVITGVIKSVEFGHVIVNLGRAEGVIRRDQQIPREAARVGERVRALVLRVERQNRGPQIFLSRAHPEFMKKLFAQEVPEIYDGIIEIKAAARDPGSRAKIGVISHDHSIDPVGACVGMKGSRVQAVVQELQGEKIDIIPWSEDTATFVVNALQPATVSRVVIDEEESRIEVVVPDDQLSLAIGRRGQNVRLASQLTGSQIDIMTEAEASEKRQKEFTERSKMFEDELDVDETLSQLLVAEGFTELEEVAYIELSELAAIEGFDEELAEELQSRAHEALERREEAAREERRALGVEDAVAELPHLTEAMLVTLGKGGIKTLDDVADLATDELIAKKRSEQRRRDGSVNRRAREEDKGGVLGEYGLTEEQGNEIIMAARAHWFDDEPADEAPVTEEAADAESSQ, encoded by the coding sequence ATGGCCAGTGCGATTTCCGCCAACCGCGCCGAGCTGCTTGCGATCGCGAACTCCGTCGCATCGGAGAAGATGATCGACAAGTCGATCGTCATCGAGGCGATGGAAGAAGCCATCCAGAAGTCGGCCCGCAACCGTTACGGTGCAGAGAACGACATTCGTGCGAAGCTCGATCCGCGTACCGGCGACCTGCGCCTGTGGCGCGTCGTCGAAGTGGTCGAGCACGTCGAAGACTATTTCAAGCAGGTCGATCTCAAGCAGGCCGAAAAGCTGCAGAAGGACGCCAAGATCGGTGACTTCATCGTCGATCCGCTGCCGCCGGTCGATCTCGGTCGCATCGATGCGCAGTCGGCCAAGCAGGTGATCTTCCAGAAGGTCCGCGATGCCGAACGCGACCGCCAGTACGAGGAATTCAAGGATCGTGCGGGTGAAGTCATCACCGGCGTGATCAAGTCGGTCGAATTCGGCCACGTGATCGTCAACCTCGGCCGCGCCGAAGGCGTCATCCGCCGCGACCAGCAGATCCCGCGCGAAGCGGCCCGCGTCGGCGAGCGCGTGCGCGCGCTGGTCCTGCGTGTCGAGCGCCAGAACCGCGGTCCGCAGATCTTCCTGTCTCGCGCACACCCCGAGTTCATGAAGAAGCTCTTCGCGCAGGAAGTGCCCGAGATCTACGACGGCATCATCGAGATCAAGGCGGCCGCCCGCGACCCGGGGTCGCGCGCCAAGATCGGCGTGATCAGCCACGATCACTCGATCGACCCGGTCGGCGCCTGCGTCGGCATGAAGGGCAGCCGCGTCCAGGCCGTCGTGCAGGAACTGCAGGGCGAGAAGATCGATATCATTCCCTGGAGCGAGGACACCGCGACTTTCGTCGTCAACGCGCTGCAGCCCGCGACCGTCAGCCGCGTCGTCATCGACGAAGAAGAAAGCCGCATCGAAGTCGTCGTGCCCGATGACCAGCTTTCGCTGGCGATCGGCCGCCGCGGCCAGAACGTGCGCCTCGCTTCGCAGCTCACCGGTTCGCAGATCGACATCATGACCGAGGCCGAGGCTTCGGAGAAGCGCCAGAAGGAATTCACCGAGCGCTCCAAGATGTTCGAGGACGAACTCGATGTCGACGAGACCCTCTCGCAGCTGCTGGTTGCCGAAGGCTTCACCGAGCTGGAAGAAGTCGCCTACATCGAACTGTCCGAGCTGGCCGCGATCGAGGGCTTCGACGAGGAACTTGCCGAAGAACTTCAGAGCCGCGCCCACGAAGCGCTCGAGCGCCGCGAGGAGGCCGCCCGCGAGGAACGCCGCGCGCTGGGCGTCGAGGATGCCGTGGCCGAGCTGCCGCACCTCACCGAAGCGATGCTGGTCACGCTCGGCAAGGGCGGGATCAAGACGCTCGACGACGTTGCCGACCTCGCCACCGACGAACTCATCGCCAAGAAGCGTTCCGAGCAGCGTCGCCGCGACGGCTCGGTCAACCGACGCGCCCGCGAAGAGGACAAGGGCGGTGTACTCGGCGAGTACGGCCTGACCGAAGAGCAGGGCAATGAAATCATCATGGCCGCTCGCGCCCACTGGTTCGACGACGAACCGGCGGACGAAGCGCCTGTAACCGAGGAGGCCGCCGATGCGGAATCCTCGCAATGA
- a CDS encoding DUF448 domain-containing protein, with translation MRNPRNERLSSDIDSASPERTCILSGGTAARDELLRLAISPDGLVLPDVHARAPGRGAWIGVSREALEKAVAKGKLKGALARAFKGAPLSVPDDLADRIEQALIRALTERLGLELKSGKLLMGSDRIAQNAREGRVEWLGHSADASQDGSRKLDQAWRVGSEAEGSGLQGTRLPLDRETLSVALGRDNVVHLALTDRGAANRVASLLQRLLHFQGQAASEGHAVGMDEDNGQAGAAPVTTN, from the coding sequence ATGCGGAATCCTCGCAATGAGCGCTTAAGCTCCGACATCGATAGTGCCAGCCCGGAAAGGACCTGCATCCTTTCCGGCGGGACGGCTGCGCGGGACGAACTCCTGCGCCTTGCGATCTCGCCCGACGGCCTCGTCCTTCCGGACGTCCACGCGCGTGCCCCCGGGCGCGGCGCGTGGATCGGCGTGTCGCGCGAGGCTCTTGAAAAAGCGGTCGCGAAGGGCAAACTTAAGGGAGCGTTGGCTCGCGCCTTCAAGGGTGCGCCACTGTCCGTTCCCGACGACCTGGCAGATCGGATCGAGCAGGCGCTGATTCGCGCGCTGACCGAAAGGCTGGGCCTTGAACTGAAATCGGGCAAGCTGCTCATGGGTTCGGACCGCATTGCGCAGAACGCGCGTGAGGGCCGGGTCGAGTGGCTTGGTCATTCCGCCGATGCGAGCCAGGACGGCTCGCGAAAGCTCGATCAGGCCTGGAGGGTCGGTAGCGAGGCGGAGGGAAGCGGCCTGCAAGGGACGCGCTTGCCACTGGACCGGGAGACACTGTCTGTGGCATTGGGCCGCGACAACGTCGTTCACCTGGCGCTGACCGATCGCGGCGCGGCTAATCGAGTCGCATCGCTGCTGCAGCGCCTCCTGCATTTCCAGGGGCAGGCCGCGTCCGAAGGGCACGCGGTCGGTATGGATGAAGATAACGGGCAGGCTGGCGCCGCGCCCGTCACGACGAATTGA